In Silene latifolia isolate original U9 population chromosome 3, ASM4854445v1, whole genome shotgun sequence, a single window of DNA contains:
- the LOC141649651 gene encoding uncharacterized protein LOC141649651, translating into MGLVWNCRGLNNTLSPTIPKLRALQGSKCFDFLFLIETKCNASSIFPMFRSYGFMKHFGVDAVGASGGLLVGWKKEARMSLVMACKNFIILLVEKYNGLLWYLVLFYGAPSSHLRIPVLLELEKWMDNCNYPFLIVGDFNQVDMECDKVNKSQGPIRGANFFNIWKIRNELIDIPFKGPRFTWCNNRKGDERVYETIDKALGSRDWLSFFPDSGIKHYPIQISDHAPIERDVGSPSFQVVRKLTRVRSTVKKWAFDKRDEWMGKWDDFDKRLEEGMKIAIAGEGDEMCAKVKGRAGRNYIHGIKGTNGDWIYKPDRIGNEFQCTFKRLYKEDANLGESSDVHDYDSILQHVKKVVPQDKNDFLKKPFTAKENQMRFLGSSTAEIRVPGEYGGSNYELCFNVLAATVENATEVGKIRGIRLCRGVKPLSHLFFAVDSIFFLHDKDDAASHLKSIMDKYCEASGQVLNSDKSGSLFSPSTTLAKGKRTMEIFGVRKCTGIGKYLAGRLTLISSVLSNLSNYFLSVFKIPVSVARKINSILSQFWWAGCKLGKKVHWCSKNFLSMPKCKGGLGIRNVECLNKALLAKHGWRLISGDKSYFGKVFRKKIFGKDEFKEGVYPISRNSASWRERSIKYGLELIMEKIGWKPGVESNLNIWNENWVNGLRPEPMDCILEPRFIHMGDLRIKDLLSPDGNWNAPLINLLFKDDWAKQILATPVCRSRTKDEVFWPLTDDESYTVKSGYGIVFEEYVPGE; encoded by the exons ATGGGACTTGTTTGGAATTGTAGGGGCCTTAATAACACGCTTTCTCCTACAATTCCTAAGCTAAGAGCGTTACAAGGTAGTAAGTGTTTCGATTTCCTGTTTTTAATAGAGACCAAGTGTAATGCTAGTAGTATATTTCCTATGTTTAGATCTTATGGGTTTATGAAACATTTTGGGGTGGATGCGGTTGGTGCTTCGGGTGGGCTATTGGTAGGTTGGAAGAAGGAGGCTAGAATGAGCCTTGTGATGGCATGTAAGAATTTTATTATCCTTTTGGTGGAAAAATATAATGGTCTCTTATGGTACCTCGTGCTTTTCTATGGTGCGCCTAGTTCGCATTTACGTATTCCCGTCTTATTGGAATTGGAAAAGTGGATGGACAATTGCAATTACCCTTTTCTCATTGTTGGTGATTTTAATCAAGTTGATATGGAATGTGACAAAGTAAACAAATCTCAAGGACCCATTAGAGGAGCTAACTTTTTTAACATATGGAAGATAAGGAATGAGTTGATAGACATTCCCTTCAAAGGTCCTAGATTTACTTGGTGTAATAACCGTAAGGGAGACGAAAGAGTGTATGAGACGATTGATAAGGCTTTGGGGTCTAGGGATTGGCTAAGTTTTTTCCCGGATTCTGGTATTAAGCATTACCCAATCCAGATTTCTGATCATGCACCGATTGAG CGGGATGTGGGCTCACCAAGCTTTCAAGTTGTTAGGAAATTAACACGAGTTCGTTCTACGGTTAAGAAATGGGCTTTTGATAAACGGGATGAGTGGATGGGAAAATGGGATGATTTTGACAAGCGACTTGAAGAGGGTATGAAGATAGCTATTGCAGGGGAGGGCGATGAGATGTGCGCGAAG GTTAAAGGAAGGGCTGGGAGAAATTATATTCACGGTATTAAGGGGACGAATGGGGATTGGATTTATAAGCCGGATAGGATAGGCAACGAATTCCAATGCACGTTTAAGAGGTTGTACAAGGAGGACGCAAACTTGGGGGAGAGTAGTGATGTTCATGACTATGACAGCATTTTGCAACATGTGAAGAAGGTGGTCCCGCAAGATAAGAATGACTTCTTAAAGAAACCCTTCACGGCTAAAGAG AATCAAATGAGATTTCTTGGAAGCAGTACTGCTGAAATTCGGGTTCCCGGAGAATATGGTGGCTCTAATTATGAATTGTGTTTCAACG TGTTGGCTGCGACCGTGGAAAATGCTACTGAGGTGGGTAAAATTAGGGGCATTCGGCTATGCAGAGGAGTTAAACCTCTTTCCCATCTGTTTTTTGCAGTTGACTCGATTTTCTTCCTTCATGATAAGGATGATGCTGCTAGTCATCTAAAAAGCATCATGGATAAGTACTGTGAGGCTTCGGGGCAGGTTTTGAACTCGGATAAATCAGGTAGTTTGTTCAGCCCAAGTACAACTTTAGCCAAGGGTAAAAGGACTATGGAAATCTTTGGTGTAAGAAAGTGTACGGGTATTGGGAAATACTTGG CTGGGCGTTTAACCCTCATTTCCTCGGTCTTATCAAATCTCTcaaattactttctatcggtgtttaaaataccggtaagtgtggcaaGGAAAATTAACTCCATCTtgtcacaattttggtgggcTGGGTGTAAATTGGGTAAAAAGGTCCATTGGTGTAGTAAGAACTTTCTGAGTATGCCCAAGTGTAAAGGAGGACTAGGTATTAGAAATGTTGAGTGCTTGAATAAGGCTCTGTTGGCAAAGCATGGATGGAGACTTATCTCGGGAGATAAGTCGTATTTCGGTAAGGTTTTCCGTAAGAAAATTTTCGGAAAAGATGAGTTTAAGGAAGGAGTATATCCAATATCTAGAAATAGTGCGTCTTGGAGGGAGCGCAGTATCAAATATGGGTTGGAACTTATTATGGAAAAGATAGGGTGGAAACCAGGAGTTGAGTCGAATCTTAACATTTGGAATGAAAATTGGGTTAATGGGCTGAGACCTGAACCAATGGATTGTATCCTGGAACCTCGGTTTATCCATATGGGGGACCTACGGATTAAGGATCTTCTTTCTCCAGATGGAAACTGGAATGCTCCTCTGATAAATCTTTTGTTTAAGGATGACTGGGCAAAACAAATTCTAGCGACTCCAGTTTGTCGCTCCAGGACAAAGGATGAAGTTTTTTGGCCGCTCACTGATGATGAGTCATACACTGTTAAAAGTGGGTATGGTATTGTTTTTGAGGAGTATGTACCTGGAGAGTAA
- the LOC141649652 gene encoding uncharacterized protein LOC141649652, with translation MSRINEKGKDFCKSKLWRLPSPSMWKILLWRIITNTLPIGKEFERRMIGETFRCGLCADSGDYLETLEHLFRDCNISARIWAGSELGIRGESALGLNIGDWIINWIHFLSNLEEGEKRVLKFMATLWQIWLLRNNVTFRGVKVDPLTLFRTLAMSVQDCLKGLNLEEERREKMQNSQVLGSMPMRKDAKELQAGRPFFVIGKPAQCRGTRVKVDASWERILDAACGWVAYNGRGVEIHRGRRKLKAESALQAEALGLREVFVWARDKGELHLEVTTDCLRLVNQIAGLEKESHVVRGILSDLKSIWIYFHCVSFSFVPRHLNNIAHGLARQAMKM, from the coding sequence ATGTCAAGGATTAATGAGAAAGGTAAAGACTTTTGTAAGTCAAAACTCTGGAGGCTCCCGAGTCCTTCCATGTGGAAAATTCTCTTATGGAGGATCATCACAAACACGCTACCAATAGGGAAGGAGTTTGAAAGACGAATGATTGGAGAGACCTTTAGGTGTGGTTTGTGTGCTGATAGCGGGGATTACCTGGAGACATTAGAGCATCTTTTCAGGGATTGTAATATCTCAGCTAGGATATGGGCAGGGTCAGAGCTGGGCATTAGAGGAGAGAGTGCTTTGGGACTGAACATTGGCGATTGGATAATAAATTGGATTCATTTCCTGTCAAATCTTGAGGAAGGGGAGAAAAGGGTTCTCAAGTTCATGGCTACTCTTTGGCAAATCTGGCTGTTAAGAAATAATGTTACTTTTAGGGGGGTGAAGGTTGATCCCTTGACTCTCTTTAGAACCCTTGCTATGAGTGTCCAGGATTGTCTGAAAGGGCTAAATTTGGAGGAGGAAAGGCGGGAAAAGATGCAAAACAGTCAGGTTTTGGGGTCTATGCCTATGAGGAAGGATGCTAAGGAGTTACAAGCAGGACGCCCATTCTTCGTGATTGGGAAGCCGGCACAGTGTAGGGGTACCAGAGTAAAGGTAGATGCAAGCTGGGAAAGGATTCTTGATGCAGCTTGCGGTTGGGTGGCTTATAATGGTCGGGGGGTGGAGATTCATAGAGGAAGAAGAAAGCTGAAAGCTGAGTCTGCTCTACAGGCGGAAGCCTTAGGTTTACGCGAGGTCTTCGTTTGGGCTAGAGATAAGGGTGAGCTTCACCTGGAGGTTACAACTGATTGCTTAAGGCTGGTAAATCAGATCGCAGGTCTTGAAAAGGAAAGCCATGTCGTCAGAGGAATCCTCAGCGACCTTAAAAGTATCTGGATTTATTTCCATTGTGTAAGCTTTAGTTTCGTACCTAGGCATCTTAATAACATTGCACATGGACTGGCTCGTCAGGCCATGAAAATGTAA
- the LOC141646271 gene encoding uncharacterized protein LOC141646271 yields the protein MAQQQKLILSVEEQANADAMITKGTYKGAYGTTAQGLIWNSHKDNKNLELYDKRDWSQRSITFYPFRMLPSTLGQGNYIGHQAPLPVGGKGAAVYTDGKGPTARKWLVAYDSLLNKIYVEAGPIGPTNWSDIENKLNNSGSVSEYEDPIFHGKAEAEIFPKINTSILFVRFT from the exons ATGGCTCAGCAGCAGAAGTTGATACTTAGCGTTGAGGAGCAAGCAAATGCGGATGCCATGATAACGAAAGGTACATATAAGGGAGCTTACGGTACAACAGCACAAGGTTTAATATGGAATAGCCATAAGGATAACAAAAACTTGGAACTCTACGACAAACGCGATTGGTCGCAACGATCCATTACATTCTACCCATTTCGCATGTTACCTTCTACACTCGGACAGGGTAATTATATAGGGCATCAAGCACCCCTTCCTGTAGGTGGCAAAGGCGCAGCTGTGTACACCGACGGTAAAGGCCCTACCGCTCGCAAGTGGCTCGTCGCTTATGACTCTCTTCTCAATAAG ATTTATGTCGAAGCAGGGCCAATAGGACCAACTAATTGGAGCGACATCGAGAACAAGCTGAATAACTCTGGATCCGTGAGTGAATATGAGGATCCAATTTTTCATGGAAAAGCTGAAGCTGAAATATTTCCTAAGATCAACACAAGCATTTTATTTGTACGATTTACCTGA